Proteins encoded in a region of the Drosophila sechellia strain sech25 chromosome 2L, ASM438219v1, whole genome shotgun sequence genome:
- the LOC6612097 gene encoding tubulin polyglutamylase TTLL4 isoform X4, which yields MRNNSGYHIPASNSLNNNGAPSPRYCNADNTFCCYSYDNCNLIAPAWGNRQNQNQNSVPNQNHNLPTKRIPTKQTARSSYLQSAANSAPDSSLFTDAFGQPSLVSQRIAGNKSCEYVYQTILRSEDLHSNRKYKQARSYAADKEQQQQMLLQPSIVYFDAELKKRKDRGGRVSTDYVDNSPDRYRPLNSPSPEPTWDNILLERPVQYHTTNQHYQHYFSYFYNRGAEKLSKPTFAAANSRKMPMSKFQKAGASHRDSREVDGRRDNSEDRTWQGQKYEKHVLKEKLPSNDLKTDYLDNCWGDPGSGDEYRDIKDSYDPVVVIDNGLEQVGVHRRYCRITEKTVLDGSGDTLINNNNNELKVMRKSTDQPMPRLPMTPKRAKGGAVSTKKPMPTVHRVLLYSTQSPRLGRKQQFSNQRLSAKQQNSKALGAGDERQTVLLLEPEHKQEDHRSAIDFDRNDDFDEDDDLDNLSNFDESDTASVLSDTEDGYRAHAFKLTHSVDRFSSPQSTPSFLSSQSSEDDLKNPDSLLVPSLFPYVPPYLSFSSNTKRGPHVPPDLHRVLKWRITNIMPKVVRLILANSGMRMLKKTNDWMGVWGKHLKSPCFKAIRSYQKINHLPGSFRIGRKDSCWKNLQRQMGKHSNKEFGFMPRTYIIPNDLGALRRHWPKYAQRNTKWIIKPPASARGAGIRVINRWGQIPKRRPLIVQKYIERPLLINGSKFDLRLYVLVTSVNPLRVFMYHNGLARFASVKYSAKTDTLNDRCMHLTNYSINKFSSNYSKNEDVNACHGHKWTIKSLWTYLANRGVRTDCLWEALRSLVLRTILAGENGINSMIRANVESKYSCFELFGFDVILDSDLVPWLLEVNISPSLHSELPLDAHVKAPLVQGVLNTALYNVPPKLSLDKQKELAAEFSFPPGTQMCYDKRLYINYLSREEKIKHNTFTRKSMEDRNEYVDAILNNLTPDDVRCLIIAEDELARCAPLERIFPTDQTHKYLKYNDTPRYYNRLLDAWESRYANNRTEGIALLRDYCQNKYHLQVPTPPAKKDYFIKFMRWILK from the exons ATGCGTAACAACAGCGGCTATCATATCCCAGCCAGCAACAGTCTGAACAACAATGGAGCCCCTTCGCCACGTTACTGCAATGCGGACAATACGTTTTGCTGCTATAGCTACGATAACTGCAACCTGATCGCTCCAGCGTGGGGCAATCGCCAGAACCAGAATCAAAATTCAGTGCCCAACCAGAACCATAATCTGCCGACAAAGAGAATTCCCACCAAGCAAACGGCCAGATCGAGCTACCTTCAATCGGCGGCCAATTCGGCACCGGACTCATCATTGTTTACCGATGCATTTGGCCAGCCATCGTTGGTCAGTCAGCGGATAGCTGGCAACAAGAGCTGCGAGTACGTCTATCAGACGATACTGCGATCGGAGGATCTGCATTCCAATAGGAAGTACAAGCAGGCAAGGTCATATGCCGCTGACaaggagcaacagcagcagatgtTGTTGCAGCCATCCATCGTGTACTTTGATGCGGAGCTAAAGAAACGGAAAGACCGAGGGGGACGCGTGTCCACCGATTATGTGGACAATAGTCCGGACCGATATCGGCCACTCAATTCTCCCTCTCCAGAGCCGACCTGGGATAACATACT TTTGGAACGCCCGGTCCAGTATCATACGACGAACCAGCACTATCAGCACTATTTTTCGTACTTCTACAACCGTGGAGCGGAGAAACTGTCCAAGCCAACATTTGCCGCTGCCAATAGCCGCAAAATGCCAATGAGCAAATTCCAAAAGGCCGGCGCCAGTCACAGGGATTCGCGAGAAGTCGATGGACGAAGGGACAATTCCGAGGACAGGACCTGGCAGGGTCAAAAGTATGAGAAGCACGTGCTAAAGGAGAAGCTCCCAAGCAATGATTTAAAAACCGATTACCTAGACAATTGCTGGGGAGACCCTGGAAGCGGAGATGAGTACAGGGACATTAAAGATAGCTATGACCCCGTTGTTGTTATTGACAATGGGCTGGAGCAGGTCGGAGTACATCGGCGATACTGCAGAATAACCGAAAAGACGGTCCTGGATGGCTCCGGAGACACGCTgattaataacaacaataatgaaTTAAAGGTTATGCGTAAGTCGACGGATCAGCCCATGCCACGGTTGCCCATGACGCCAAAAAGGGCCAAAGGTGGGGCCGTGTCTACCAAAAAGCCAATGCCCACGGTTCACCGAGTCCTGCTGTACAGCACTCAGAGTCCACGGCTGGGCCGCAAGCAGCAGTTCAGCAACCAGCGGCTAAGTGCAAAGCAGCAAAACTCCAAGGCACTGGGTGCAGGTGACGAGAGACAGACGGTCCTATTGCTGGAGCCGGAACACAAACAGGAAGACCACCGCAGTGCCATTGACTTCGATCGTAATGACGACTTCGACGAAGATGATGATCTCGACAATT TATCAAATTTCGACGAAAGCGACACGGCGAGTGTTTTGTCAGACACTGAGGACGGTTATCGTGCCCATGCCTTCAAGCTCACACACTCTGTGGATCGATTTTCATCGCCCCAAAGCACGCCCAGCTTCTTGTCTTCGCAGTCGTCGGAGGATGATCTGAAAAATCCGGATTCCCTTCTGGTTCCCAGTTTGTTCCCCTACGTGCCCCCTTATTTGTCTTTTTCGTCGAACACAAAAAGAGGTCCACACGTGCCGCCGGATCTTCATCGGGTTTTGAAGTGGCGCATTACAAACATAATGCCAAAGGTAGTTCGCTTGATTCTGGCCAACAGCGGAATGCGAATGCTAAAGA AAACCAACGACTGGATGGGCGTATGGGGCAAGCATTTAAAGTCACCGTGTTTTAAGGCAATTCGTTCGTATCAGAAAATCAATCACTTGCCCGGTTCATTTCGCATCGGGCGAAAGGATTCGTGCTGGAAGAATCTGCAGAGGCAGATGGGTAAGCACAGCAACAAGGAATTCGGGTTCATGCCACGCACATACATTATTCCCAATGATCTGGGAGCCCTGCGCCGGCACTGGCCGAAATATGCCCAGCGAAATACTAAGTGGATTATAAAGCCACCAGCTAGTGCTCGGGGTGCTGGCATCAGGGTTATCAACCGATGGGGCCAGATACCCAAGAGAAGGCCTCTTATCGTACAAAA GTATATAGAGCGACCGCTTCTAATAAATGGTAGTAAATTTGACCTGCGTCTGTATGTCTTGGTTACATCAGTGAATCCCTTGCGAGTGTTCATGTACCACAACGGATTGGCACGGTTCGCTTCAG TGAAGTACAGCGCTAAAACGGACACTTTGAATGACCGGTGTATGCATTTGACCAACTATAGCATCAATAAGTTTTCCTCGAACTATTCGAAGAACGAAGACGTCAATGCCTGCCACGGACACAAGTGGACTATCAAGTCGCTGTGGACGTATTTGGCGAATCGTGGAGTGCGTACCGACTGTCTGTGGGAGGCGCTGAGGAGTTTGGTGCTTCGGACAATTCTTGCTGGCGAGAATGGCATTAATAGCATGATTAGAGCAAATGTTGAATCAAAGTACAGCTGCTTCGAGCTATTCGGCTTCGATGTTATTCTGGACTCTGATCTGGTTCCTTGGCTGTTGGAAGTCAATATTTCGCCCAGTTTACACTCGGAACTGCCCCTAGATGCTCATGTCAAAGCGCCTTTAGTGCAGGGCGTTCTTAATACAGCGCTGTACAAC GTACCTCCAAAACTATCGCTGGATAAGCAAAAAGAACTGGCAGCAGAATTTTCCTTTCCCCCGGGCACACAAATGTGCTACGACAAGCGGCTTTACATTAACTATTTGTCGCGCGAGGAAAAGATCAAACACAACACATTTACCCGAAAGTCTATGGAAGACCGGAATGAG TATGTGGATGCGATCCTGAATAATCTGACCCCCGATGATGTGAGGTGCCTTATCATAGCCGAGGATGAACTAGCGCGATGTGCACCGCTGGAGCGCATCTTTCCAACAGATCAAACCCATAAGTACCTTAAATACAACGACACTCCGCGGTATTACAATCGCCTTTTGGATGCCTGGGAATCGCGCTACGCTAACAATCGCACAGAAGGGATAGCGTTGTTGCGCGATTATTGTCAAAACAAATATCATCTTCAAGTCCCAACACCTCCAGCCAAAAAG GATTACTTCATCAAGTTTATGAGATGGATTTTAAAGTGA
- the LOC6612097 gene encoding tubulin polyglutamylase TTLL4 isoform X3 — MRNNSGYHIPASNSLNNNGAPSPRYCNADNTFCCYSYDNCNLIAPAWGNRQNQNQNSVPNQNHNLPTKRIPTKQTARSSYLQSAANSAPDSSLFTDAFGQPSLVSQRIAGNKSCEYVYQTILRSEDLHSNRKYKQARSYAADKEQQQQMLLQPSIVYFDAELKKRKDRGGRVSTDYVDNSPDRYRPLNSPSPEPTWDNILLERPVQYHTTNQHYQHYFSYFYNRGAEKLSKPTFAAANSRKMPMSKFQKAGASHRDSREVDGRRDNSEDRTWQGQKYEKHVLKEKLPSNDLKTDYLDNCWGDPGSGDEYRDIKDSYDPVVVIDNGLEQVGVHRRYCRITEKTVLDGSGDTLINNNNNELKVMRKSTDQPMPRLPMTPKRAKGGAVSTKKPMPTVHRVLLYSTQSPRLGRKQQFSNQRLSAKQQNSKALGAGDERQTVLLLEPEHKQEDHRSAIDFDRNDDFDEDDDLDNLSNFDESDTASVLSDTEDGYRAHAFKLTHSVDRFSSPQSTPSFLSSQSSEDDLKNPDSLLVPSLFPYVPPYLSFSSNTKRGPHVPPDLHRVLKWRITNIMPKVVRLILANSGMRMLKKTNDWMGVWGKHLKSPCFKAIRSYQKINHLPGSFRIGRKDSCWKNLQRQMGKHSNKEFGFMPRTYIIPNDLGALRRHWPKYAQRNTKWIIKPPASARGAGIRVINRWGQIPKRRPLIVQKYIERPLLINGSKFDLRLYVLVTSVNPLRVFMYHNGLARFASVKYSAKTDTLNDRCMHLTNYSINKFSSNYSKNEDVNACHGHKWTIKSLWTYLANRGVRTDCLWEALRSLVLRTILAGENGINSMIRANVESKYSCFELFGFDVILDSDLVPWLLEVNISPSLHSELPLDAHVKAPLVQGVLNTALYNVPPKLSLDKQKELAAEFSFPPGTQMCYDKRLYINYLSREEKIKHNTFTRKSMEDRNEYVDAILNNLTPDDVRCLIIAEDELARCAPLERIFPTDQTHKYLKYNDTPRYYNRLLDAWESRYANNRTEGIALLRDYCQNKYHLQVPTPPAKKDSNDEETNLATPNTIKDEVES; from the exons ATGCGTAACAACAGCGGCTATCATATCCCAGCCAGCAACAGTCTGAACAACAATGGAGCCCCTTCGCCACGTTACTGCAATGCGGACAATACGTTTTGCTGCTATAGCTACGATAACTGCAACCTGATCGCTCCAGCGTGGGGCAATCGCCAGAACCAGAATCAAAATTCAGTGCCCAACCAGAACCATAATCTGCCGACAAAGAGAATTCCCACCAAGCAAACGGCCAGATCGAGCTACCTTCAATCGGCGGCCAATTCGGCACCGGACTCATCATTGTTTACCGATGCATTTGGCCAGCCATCGTTGGTCAGTCAGCGGATAGCTGGCAACAAGAGCTGCGAGTACGTCTATCAGACGATACTGCGATCGGAGGATCTGCATTCCAATAGGAAGTACAAGCAGGCAAGGTCATATGCCGCTGACaaggagcaacagcagcagatgtTGTTGCAGCCATCCATCGTGTACTTTGATGCGGAGCTAAAGAAACGGAAAGACCGAGGGGGACGCGTGTCCACCGATTATGTGGACAATAGTCCGGACCGATATCGGCCACTCAATTCTCCCTCTCCAGAGCCGACCTGGGATAACATACT TTTGGAACGCCCGGTCCAGTATCATACGACGAACCAGCACTATCAGCACTATTTTTCGTACTTCTACAACCGTGGAGCGGAGAAACTGTCCAAGCCAACATTTGCCGCTGCCAATAGCCGCAAAATGCCAATGAGCAAATTCCAAAAGGCCGGCGCCAGTCACAGGGATTCGCGAGAAGTCGATGGACGAAGGGACAATTCCGAGGACAGGACCTGGCAGGGTCAAAAGTATGAGAAGCACGTGCTAAAGGAGAAGCTCCCAAGCAATGATTTAAAAACCGATTACCTAGACAATTGCTGGGGAGACCCTGGAAGCGGAGATGAGTACAGGGACATTAAAGATAGCTATGACCCCGTTGTTGTTATTGACAATGGGCTGGAGCAGGTCGGAGTACATCGGCGATACTGCAGAATAACCGAAAAGACGGTCCTGGATGGCTCCGGAGACACGCTgattaataacaacaataatgaaTTAAAGGTTATGCGTAAGTCGACGGATCAGCCCATGCCACGGTTGCCCATGACGCCAAAAAGGGCCAAAGGTGGGGCCGTGTCTACCAAAAAGCCAATGCCCACGGTTCACCGAGTCCTGCTGTACAGCACTCAGAGTCCACGGCTGGGCCGCAAGCAGCAGTTCAGCAACCAGCGGCTAAGTGCAAAGCAGCAAAACTCCAAGGCACTGGGTGCAGGTGACGAGAGACAGACGGTCCTATTGCTGGAGCCGGAACACAAACAGGAAGACCACCGCAGTGCCATTGACTTCGATCGTAATGACGACTTCGACGAAGATGATGATCTCGACAATT TATCAAATTTCGACGAAAGCGACACGGCGAGTGTTTTGTCAGACACTGAGGACGGTTATCGTGCCCATGCCTTCAAGCTCACACACTCTGTGGATCGATTTTCATCGCCCCAAAGCACGCCCAGCTTCTTGTCTTCGCAGTCGTCGGAGGATGATCTGAAAAATCCGGATTCCCTTCTGGTTCCCAGTTTGTTCCCCTACGTGCCCCCTTATTTGTCTTTTTCGTCGAACACAAAAAGAGGTCCACACGTGCCGCCGGATCTTCATCGGGTTTTGAAGTGGCGCATTACAAACATAATGCCAAAGGTAGTTCGCTTGATTCTGGCCAACAGCGGAATGCGAATGCTAAAGA AAACCAACGACTGGATGGGCGTATGGGGCAAGCATTTAAAGTCACCGTGTTTTAAGGCAATTCGTTCGTATCAGAAAATCAATCACTTGCCCGGTTCATTTCGCATCGGGCGAAAGGATTCGTGCTGGAAGAATCTGCAGAGGCAGATGGGTAAGCACAGCAACAAGGAATTCGGGTTCATGCCACGCACATACATTATTCCCAATGATCTGGGAGCCCTGCGCCGGCACTGGCCGAAATATGCCCAGCGAAATACTAAGTGGATTATAAAGCCACCAGCTAGTGCTCGGGGTGCTGGCATCAGGGTTATCAACCGATGGGGCCAGATACCCAAGAGAAGGCCTCTTATCGTACAAAA GTATATAGAGCGACCGCTTCTAATAAATGGTAGTAAATTTGACCTGCGTCTGTATGTCTTGGTTACATCAGTGAATCCCTTGCGAGTGTTCATGTACCACAACGGATTGGCACGGTTCGCTTCAG TGAAGTACAGCGCTAAAACGGACACTTTGAATGACCGGTGTATGCATTTGACCAACTATAGCATCAATAAGTTTTCCTCGAACTATTCGAAGAACGAAGACGTCAATGCCTGCCACGGACACAAGTGGACTATCAAGTCGCTGTGGACGTATTTGGCGAATCGTGGAGTGCGTACCGACTGTCTGTGGGAGGCGCTGAGGAGTTTGGTGCTTCGGACAATTCTTGCTGGCGAGAATGGCATTAATAGCATGATTAGAGCAAATGTTGAATCAAAGTACAGCTGCTTCGAGCTATTCGGCTTCGATGTTATTCTGGACTCTGATCTGGTTCCTTGGCTGTTGGAAGTCAATATTTCGCCCAGTTTACACTCGGAACTGCCCCTAGATGCTCATGTCAAAGCGCCTTTAGTGCAGGGCGTTCTTAATACAGCGCTGTACAAC GTACCTCCAAAACTATCGCTGGATAAGCAAAAAGAACTGGCAGCAGAATTTTCCTTTCCCCCGGGCACACAAATGTGCTACGACAAGCGGCTTTACATTAACTATTTGTCGCGCGAGGAAAAGATCAAACACAACACATTTACCCGAAAGTCTATGGAAGACCGGAATGAG TATGTGGATGCGATCCTGAATAATCTGACCCCCGATGATGTGAGGTGCCTTATCATAGCCGAGGATGAACTAGCGCGATGTGCACCGCTGGAGCGCATCTTTCCAACAGATCAAACCCATAAGTACCTTAAATACAACGACACTCCGCGGTATTACAATCGCCTTTTGGATGCCTGGGAATCGCGCTACGCTAACAATCGCACAGAAGGGATAGCGTTGTTGCGCGATTATTGTCAAAACAAATATCATCTTCAAGTCCCAACACCTCCAGCCAAAAAG gaCTCGAACGATGAAGAAACAAACCTAGCGACGCCAAATACTATAAAAGATGAAGTCGAGTCCTAG
- the LOC6612097 gene encoding tubulin polyglutamylase TTLL4 isoform X2: protein MRNNSGYHIPASNSLNNNGAPSPRYCNADNTFCCYSYDNCNLIAPAWGNRQNQNQNSVPNQNHNLPTKRIPTKQTARSSYLQSAANSAPDSSLFTDAFGQPSLVSQRIAGNKSCEYVYQTILRSEDLHSNRKYKQARSYAADKEQQQQMLLQPSIVYFDAELKKRKDRGGRVSTDYVDNSPDRYRPLNSPSPEPTWDNILLERPVQYHTTNQHYQHYFSYFYNRGAEKLSKPTFAAANSRKMPMSKFQKAGASHRDSREVDGRRDNSEDRTWQGQKYEKHVLKEKLPSNDLKTDYLDNCWGDPGSGDEYRDIKDSYDPVVVIDNGLEQVGVHRRYCRITEKTVLDGSGDTLINNNNNELKVMRKSTDQPMPRLPMTPKRAKGGAVSTKKPMPTVHRVLLYSTQSPRLGRKQQFSNQRLSAKQQNSKALGAGDERQTVLLLEPEHKQEDHRSAIDFDRNDDFDEDDDLDNLSNFDESDTASVLSDTEDGYRAHAFKLTHSVDRFSSPQSTPSFLSSQSSEDDLKNPDSLLVPSLFPYVPPYLSFSSNTKRGPHVPPDLHRVLKWRITNIMPKVVRLILANSGMRMLKKTNDWMGVWGKHLKSPCFKAIRSYQKINHLPGSFRIGRKDSCWKNLQRQMGKHSNKEFGFMPRTYIIPNDLGALRRHWPKYAQRNTKWIIKPPASARGAGIRVINRWGQIPKRRPLIVQKYIERPLLINGSKFDLRLYVLVTSVNPLRVFMYHNGLARFASVKYSAKTDTLNDRCMHLTNYSINKFSSNYSKNEDVNACHGHKWTIKSLWTYLANRGVRTDCLWEALRSLVLRTILAGENGINSMIRANVESKYSCFELFGFDVILDSDLVPWLLEVNISPSLHSELPLDAHVKAPLVQGVLNTALYNVPPKLSLDKQKELAAEFSFPPGTQMCYDKRLYINYLSREEKIKHNTFTRKSMEDRNEYVDAILNNLTPDDVRCLIIAEDELARCAPLERIFPTDQTHKYLKYNDTPRYYNRLLDAWESRYANNRTEGIALLRDYCQNKYHLQVPTPPAKKYIEGDHTEYSLHLSPEQDILPASGLER, encoded by the exons ATGCGTAACAACAGCGGCTATCATATCCCAGCCAGCAACAGTCTGAACAACAATGGAGCCCCTTCGCCACGTTACTGCAATGCGGACAATACGTTTTGCTGCTATAGCTACGATAACTGCAACCTGATCGCTCCAGCGTGGGGCAATCGCCAGAACCAGAATCAAAATTCAGTGCCCAACCAGAACCATAATCTGCCGACAAAGAGAATTCCCACCAAGCAAACGGCCAGATCGAGCTACCTTCAATCGGCGGCCAATTCGGCACCGGACTCATCATTGTTTACCGATGCATTTGGCCAGCCATCGTTGGTCAGTCAGCGGATAGCTGGCAACAAGAGCTGCGAGTACGTCTATCAGACGATACTGCGATCGGAGGATCTGCATTCCAATAGGAAGTACAAGCAGGCAAGGTCATATGCCGCTGACaaggagcaacagcagcagatgtTGTTGCAGCCATCCATCGTGTACTTTGATGCGGAGCTAAAGAAACGGAAAGACCGAGGGGGACGCGTGTCCACCGATTATGTGGACAATAGTCCGGACCGATATCGGCCACTCAATTCTCCCTCTCCAGAGCCGACCTGGGATAACATACT TTTGGAACGCCCGGTCCAGTATCATACGACGAACCAGCACTATCAGCACTATTTTTCGTACTTCTACAACCGTGGAGCGGAGAAACTGTCCAAGCCAACATTTGCCGCTGCCAATAGCCGCAAAATGCCAATGAGCAAATTCCAAAAGGCCGGCGCCAGTCACAGGGATTCGCGAGAAGTCGATGGACGAAGGGACAATTCCGAGGACAGGACCTGGCAGGGTCAAAAGTATGAGAAGCACGTGCTAAAGGAGAAGCTCCCAAGCAATGATTTAAAAACCGATTACCTAGACAATTGCTGGGGAGACCCTGGAAGCGGAGATGAGTACAGGGACATTAAAGATAGCTATGACCCCGTTGTTGTTATTGACAATGGGCTGGAGCAGGTCGGAGTACATCGGCGATACTGCAGAATAACCGAAAAGACGGTCCTGGATGGCTCCGGAGACACGCTgattaataacaacaataatgaaTTAAAGGTTATGCGTAAGTCGACGGATCAGCCCATGCCACGGTTGCCCATGACGCCAAAAAGGGCCAAAGGTGGGGCCGTGTCTACCAAAAAGCCAATGCCCACGGTTCACCGAGTCCTGCTGTACAGCACTCAGAGTCCACGGCTGGGCCGCAAGCAGCAGTTCAGCAACCAGCGGCTAAGTGCAAAGCAGCAAAACTCCAAGGCACTGGGTGCAGGTGACGAGAGACAGACGGTCCTATTGCTGGAGCCGGAACACAAACAGGAAGACCACCGCAGTGCCATTGACTTCGATCGTAATGACGACTTCGACGAAGATGATGATCTCGACAATT TATCAAATTTCGACGAAAGCGACACGGCGAGTGTTTTGTCAGACACTGAGGACGGTTATCGTGCCCATGCCTTCAAGCTCACACACTCTGTGGATCGATTTTCATCGCCCCAAAGCACGCCCAGCTTCTTGTCTTCGCAGTCGTCGGAGGATGATCTGAAAAATCCGGATTCCCTTCTGGTTCCCAGTTTGTTCCCCTACGTGCCCCCTTATTTGTCTTTTTCGTCGAACACAAAAAGAGGTCCACACGTGCCGCCGGATCTTCATCGGGTTTTGAAGTGGCGCATTACAAACATAATGCCAAAGGTAGTTCGCTTGATTCTGGCCAACAGCGGAATGCGAATGCTAAAGA AAACCAACGACTGGATGGGCGTATGGGGCAAGCATTTAAAGTCACCGTGTTTTAAGGCAATTCGTTCGTATCAGAAAATCAATCACTTGCCCGGTTCATTTCGCATCGGGCGAAAGGATTCGTGCTGGAAGAATCTGCAGAGGCAGATGGGTAAGCACAGCAACAAGGAATTCGGGTTCATGCCACGCACATACATTATTCCCAATGATCTGGGAGCCCTGCGCCGGCACTGGCCGAAATATGCCCAGCGAAATACTAAGTGGATTATAAAGCCACCAGCTAGTGCTCGGGGTGCTGGCATCAGGGTTATCAACCGATGGGGCCAGATACCCAAGAGAAGGCCTCTTATCGTACAAAA GTATATAGAGCGACCGCTTCTAATAAATGGTAGTAAATTTGACCTGCGTCTGTATGTCTTGGTTACATCAGTGAATCCCTTGCGAGTGTTCATGTACCACAACGGATTGGCACGGTTCGCTTCAG TGAAGTACAGCGCTAAAACGGACACTTTGAATGACCGGTGTATGCATTTGACCAACTATAGCATCAATAAGTTTTCCTCGAACTATTCGAAGAACGAAGACGTCAATGCCTGCCACGGACACAAGTGGACTATCAAGTCGCTGTGGACGTATTTGGCGAATCGTGGAGTGCGTACCGACTGTCTGTGGGAGGCGCTGAGGAGTTTGGTGCTTCGGACAATTCTTGCTGGCGAGAATGGCATTAATAGCATGATTAGAGCAAATGTTGAATCAAAGTACAGCTGCTTCGAGCTATTCGGCTTCGATGTTATTCTGGACTCTGATCTGGTTCCTTGGCTGTTGGAAGTCAATATTTCGCCCAGTTTACACTCGGAACTGCCCCTAGATGCTCATGTCAAAGCGCCTTTAGTGCAGGGCGTTCTTAATACAGCGCTGTACAAC GTACCTCCAAAACTATCGCTGGATAAGCAAAAAGAACTGGCAGCAGAATTTTCCTTTCCCCCGGGCACACAAATGTGCTACGACAAGCGGCTTTACATTAACTATTTGTCGCGCGAGGAAAAGATCAAACACAACACATTTACCCGAAAGTCTATGGAAGACCGGAATGAG TATGTGGATGCGATCCTGAATAATCTGACCCCCGATGATGTGAGGTGCCTTATCATAGCCGAGGATGAACTAGCGCGATGTGCACCGCTGGAGCGCATCTTTCCAACAGATCAAACCCATAAGTACCTTAAATACAACGACACTCCGCGGTATTACAATCGCCTTTTGGATGCCTGGGAATCGCGCTACGCTAACAATCGCACAGAAGGGATAGCGTTGTTGCGCGATTATTGTCAAAACAAATATCATCTTCAAGTCCCAACACCTCCAGCCAAAAAG TATATTGAAGGTGATCACACTGAATATTCCTTACACCTGAGTCCAGAACAAGACATTCTTCCAGCGTCAG gaCTCGAACGATGA